The sequence GTCCGGAGATCGTCGGGCAAGGCGCAGGCCGGCTCGCCGCACCGACATGGGCTGCACGCGAAGGGGAAGTCAGCGGTCTCGTACCCCCTGTACACGGTGGTCTGGGCGCCGTGGGGGCACTGCGGCTCGTCCACCGTCCTGCCGACCCAGAGCAGCGCAGGGCCATAGAAGCCCTCTGGAGCCGGCTCGACACACTGGTCACCGCTGCACGTGCCGCATGCCGAGATGCACGCGTCGCGGTCGGGCTGGTTTCTACACACCTTCGCGCATGTCCGACATTCCGCTATGCAATCCCAACGGTCGGTCCCGTAGGGCTCGCTTTTACATTGATCCACGCACGTCCCGCATTCCGCTAGACACGCGTCCTGGTTGGGCACGTTCTCACACTCGGTGTCGCATGTTTCGATAGTCTGTCTGGTGTAGAAGCAGCCTGGGAGGCACGCGGTGAACAGCAGCGCAATCGCGAGAAAGGTATTCTTCATAGACCACCTGTCGGGAAGAGCTCGCAGCCCGCTTTACTACAGAGCCGACCGTTTCAAGCGAAGATGGGCCGGGGCACGCCAGGAATGACCTCTCTGGACGCATTGCGATCAGCGCCGGCGAATTCCAAGAGAACGTCAACAGTGGCGATTTTTGTCAGCGCAGCCTGGGCTTGAGCGCAGCGACGCACCTCGTGAAACGAAGACACGCTGAGCCACGTAAGCGCCCGGTGTCGGAGTGCACCCTCGACCCAACCCCTGCGTGACCGAGCGCGCTCCTGCGCGACCCTGCGCGACCGAGCGCTGGCCGCGGCGCTCAGGCGCGAGCCAGGGTGACCGAGCGCACCGCGTCGGAGGGGGTCGGTTGGGCTCGGATGCGCCCGCGCCCGATCGCACGAAGGCGAAGGCGAGCCGAGTGTCCCCAGGCCCTCTGGGCTCAGACGCTTGAATCACGCGTCGAGAGCGTCGAAAGCGCTCGCGGGGCGTGCGCTTGCTGCGTTAGGCTCCGATCCTGATGAGTGGGGATCCACCCGATACCGAGCGTGGGCTGCATCAGGCCGGGCTCCGTCCTCAGGAAGAGACGGGCTCACGGGGGGCGGCGAGCGGCGCGCCGGTCCCCTCGGCCACCATCTCGCTCTCCTCCGGGCGGCGCTACGAGATGGAGGTGACGCTGGGGGGCGATCGGCTCGTCGTCCGCGGAAGGACCGGTGAGATCATCCTGCAGATGGAGATCACCGACGCCGGCCCGGTGCTGTCGTTCGCGGCGCCCGACGGCGAGCGCGCCGGCTCACGGCGAGGCGGCCAGGGGAGCGGCTCCTCCGCGCCGCCGCGGCGCGCGGCCTCGCCGCCGCAGTCCGTGATCGTCCCCATGTCGAGCGGGAAACGCCTCCCCTCGGAGGGCGAGGCCGACGAGGCCGTCGAGGTGCCGCGGGCCCTGCCGCTGCCCTCGATCAAGGTCCCGCCCGAGGCCGATCTGCTGGAGCTCGATGGCGGCAACGCGCGGTCGGGGGTCACCCTCCGGCGATCGCCCGGCGAGCTCGACGAGAGCGCCGCCGGGCCGGCCGCGCCGGCGCCGGCGAGCGTCGCGGCCCCTGCGCCCGCGTCGCCGAGCGACCTTCCGGGCACGCGGAGCGCGCTCCCCTCGCTCAGCCTTCAGCAGTACGCGGTCCTCTGCGCCGAGTCGTCGCTCGGAGCGGCCTCGTCGTTCGACCAGGCGCTCCTGCGCCACGGCATCGCCGACCGCGACCTGTGGAAGGCCGTCGATCGCAGCTGGCAGGATCGGCTCGAGCGAGAGCCGATCCTCACGTTGCGCTGGATGGAGCTCACGACGCGCTACCGCGAGCACCTGACGCGCCGGTAGAGCTCGCGGCGCCACGCCGCGCGGATACCTGCTACAGCAGCGCCCTGCTCGTGCCGGGCAAGCTCCTGGAATCTGGAAGACGCGACAGCGGAAAAAGACGCCCGAACCTCTTTCCGTCATCTTCGTCTTTCTGTGAACATCCCAAGAAGTGGCGCTGGTCCCGGGAGAGCGCGCGAGCTACCGCGGCCGGTCGTCGGTGTCTGGAGTCTCAGTGCAGGGTCTTCTCGAAGCCATCAGAAAAGCCTGTCTTCCGGGCCTCTGGTCCCAGGGCGTCAAGCTCGCCCGTGAGGGCGCTGCCTTCGGACGCGAGGATCGCGGCGATACCATCGTGGTCCGCATCAAGGCGGCCGGGCAGCCCGTCGCACCCACCGTCACCCTCTACCCAGCGGACGCCGAGTGGACGTGCGACTGCGGTGGAAAAATCGATCCCTGCGCGCACGCTGTCGCGGCGACGCTGTCGCTCTCGCAACCGGTCGCGCAGGGCCAGCCATCGGCGCAGGACGAGCCGGCGGCGCAGGGCCAGCCGGCGGCGCAGGGGCAGCCATCGGCGCAGGGCCAGCCGAGGGCGCAGGGACAGCCGGCCGCGCAAGGCGGCGCGATCGCCGCGGCGCCGCCGCCGGCGCGGCTGCGGTACCGGCTCCGGCGCAAGGGGCTCGTGCTCGCGCTCGAGCGGATGATCGTGCACGCGAGCGGCGCCGAGGAGCCGCTCCGGATCTCGCTCGCCAGCCTCGTTGGCCGCGCCGTGAGGGCTCCAGCGAGCCCGGAGCGGCCGGGGCCGAGGCTGCCCGAGCTCTACCCGACGCACGAGGACCTGGCGATCGACCGGCTCGTGGGCACGAAGCAGCACGGCTATTTCCCCTCGGATCGCCAGCCCGAGCTCTTCGCGGCGCTGGCGGGCGTCGCGGACGTGGAGCTCGACGGCGCGCCCGTGCGCATCTCCAGCGAGGCGATCGGCCCCCGCGCGACGGTGCGCGATCACGACGACGGCGCGGCGCTCGTCGTGGAGCGGGACCCGCGCGTCGACGAGGTGATCGCGTCGGGTGTCGTGCGGTGCGGCGGCACGCTGCACCTGCTCCGGGAGACGGACCTCACGGGGCCGAAGCTCGAGCGGCTGCCGCTCCGGCGGGTGTTCTCGCGGGGGGACCTCGGCAAGCTGGTGACCGGCGTCCTGCCGGAGCTGACCAAGCGCGTCCCGGTCACCGTCCAGAGCCAGCGCCTGCCCCGCGCGGGCGGCGCGTCCCGGCCGCGGATCCTCCTGGAGCTCAGCCAGAAGGAGCACACGCTCTCCGTCGTGCCCAGCCTCGTGTACGGCGATCCGCCGGAGGCGCGCATCGAGAACGGCCGGCTCGTGCACCTGTCCGGCGCCGTGCCCGTCCGCGACGAGGCCGCGGAGCGCATGCTGCTCGTCCGGTTGCGCGACGAGCTCCACCTCATCCCGGGCCGTCGGGTCGACTTCGACGGCGTCGAGGCGATCCGCTTCGCCTCGCGCCTCGAGTCGTGGGACGCCCGCGCCTTCGCGGACGCGCGCGGCGAGATCTTCGGCAAGGCCGCGCTCGTGCCGCGCTTCGTCATCCACGACCGGGCCTTCGACGTCGAGTTCGAGCTCTCGTCGGGGCAGGACGATGACGAGCGCGACGGCGCCGGCGCGCCCACGAAGCGCGCGGACGCGACCGCCGTGATCCGGGCGTGGCAGGACGGCCTGCCGCTCGTGCCGCTCCTCGACGGCGGGTGGGCGCCGCTGCCCTCCGCGTGGCTCGAGAAGTACGGCGCGCGCGTCGCCGATCTGCTCGCGGCGCGGCGCGAAGACAAGGAGGTGCCGCCCGCGGCGCTCCCGGCGCTGGCCGCGCTGTGCGACGAGATCGAGTACCCGCGCCCGTCGGGCTTCGACAGGCTCATGCCGCTGCTCGACGGCTTCGCGTCGCTCCCGGAGGCGCCGCTGCCCGCCGACCTGACCGCGACGCTGCGCCCGTACCAGCGCCGCGGCGTCGACTGGCTGTCGTTCCTGCGCGACGCCGGCCTCGGCGCGGTGCTCGCCGACGACATGGGGCTCGGCAAGACGCTGCAGACGCTCTGCGCGCTGCGCGGCCGGACGCTCGTCGTCTGCCCGCGCAGCGTCGTCCACAACTGGGCCGACGAGATCCGGCGCTTCCGCCCGGGCCTCCGGTTCGCTGTCTACCACGGCACGCGGCGCACGATCGATCCTGCGGCCGACATCACGCTGACGACGTACGCCGTGCTCCGCAACGACGCCGAGCTGCTCGCGGCGCAGGCCTGGGAGGCGGTGGTGCTCGACGAGGCGCAGGCGATCAAGAACCCCGACAGTCAGGCGGCGCGCGCGGCGTTCGCGCTCCGCGCCGAGCTGCGCGTGGCGCTCAGCGGCACGCCGGTCGAGAACCGGCTCGAGGAGCTCTGGAGCCTGCTCCACTTCACGAACCGCGGCCTTCTCGGCGGGCGGAGCGCCTTCCAGGAGCGCTACGGCCGGCCGATCGCCGAGGGCGTGCAGGGCGCCGCGGCCGAGCTGCGGCAGAAGATCCGCCCCTTCGTGCTGCGGCGGCTGAAGGGCGAGGTGGCGCCGGAGCTGCCGCCGCGCTCGGAGATGGTGCTCTACTGCGAGCTCGAGGAGGCCGAGCGCGAGCTCTACGATGCGGTGCGCGCGGCCACCCGCAAGGACGTGGTGGAGAAGCTCGCGGAGGGGGCGAGCGTCATGGCGGCGCTGGAGGCGCTGCTCCGCCTGCGCCAGGCGGCCTGCCATCCGGCGCTGATCCCGGGCTCGAGCGCCGGCGGCGCGGCGCAGGCGGCGCGGACCGCGCCCTCCTCCAAGGTGACGCGGCTGATCGAGGCGCTCGAGGAGTGCGTCGCCGACGGCCACAAGGCGCTCGTGTTCTCGCAGTGGACCTCGCTGCTCGACCTCGTCGAGCCGCACCTCGTCGCGGCGGGGATCCCGTGGAGCCGCCTCGACGGCGGGACGCGCGATCGCGCCGGGGTGGTCACGGCGTTCCAGTCCGCGGGCGGCCCCCCGGTGATGCTCATCTCGCTGAAGGCGGGCGGCACCGGCCTGAACCTGACCGCGGCGGATCACGTCTTCCTGCTCGATCCCTGGTGGAACCCGGCGGTCGAAGATCAGGCGGCCGATCGGGCCCACCGTATCGGGCAGCACCGGCCGGTGATGGTCCACCGGCTCGTCGCGAAGGACACGGTGGAGGAGGGGATCCTCGCGCTGCAGGAGCGGAAGCGCGCCATCGCGGGCGCCGCGCTGGGCGAGGCGGACAGGGCGGCCTCGCTGACGCGGGACGATCTGCTCGCGCTGCTGGGGTAGCGCACATCGATCGCGGTCGGCGCCTGGCGCTCCCCATGGTGTCGCCGCTCGCGGGCCGGGCGTATCGCCCCGGCCTCTGGCGGTGCACGCGTTGCGCGCCTTGAGCCGCCATGGGATGAGCGGGTGTGATGCGAACATTCATCCTCCCCCTCGCCGCGCTGCTGGCGCCGCTCGCTGCGTGCACCGTCAACGGTCCGCGTGAGCCGGCGCCGGAGCCGTCGTCTCCCGTGGGGCCCTCCGCGCTGTCTTCCACCGCTTCCACCGCTTCCACCGCGGCGCCGGTCACGCCCGCGCCGCACGCCTCGGCCACGGTCACCGCCGCGACGACGCAAGCGCCGGCCACGACAGCGCGGACCTCGACCACCGCGTCCAGCGAAGAAGCCCTGTTCGGCACGTGGAGCTCCGCCGCGTGCGGTCCGCGGAAGTACGAGCGCCTGCTCTCCTTCGCGAGGGACGGCAGCTTCGCCGCCGAGGATCGCGTCTCCCCCTGCCCGCCGAAGGTGGCGTGCATCTGGTCGGGCATCGTCCATCGCAAAGGGGCGTTCAAGCGCTCCGACAGGACCCTCCTGCTCTCGGTCTCCGAAGCTTCGCAGGGGCCGGGCGCTCACCCTTTCCCGACCACGCTCACCATCGATCCTTCGACGGGCGCCCTCGCCGAGACCGGAGAAGGCGGCGCTCCCTGCCCCTACGAGCCCGCCGCCAAGTAGCGCCCTCAGCGCGCGAGCGCACCGCTCTCAGCAACCGCACGCCTTCTGGACCGCTCCAAGGAGGGCTTCGTAGCGGATCGGCTTCCTGAGCAACGGCGTTCCGGGTGGCGGGGACGTGATCGATGCGGCTGACAGGACGACGACCGGGATGCCAGCGAACCGCGCGTCGCGCCGCATCCGGTCGATCAACTCCACACCGTCCATGACGGGCATCAAGAGGTCGACGAGCATCATGTTCGGCCGCTCGCCGCGCTCGAGCAGCGCGAGCGCCTCCGCTCCATTTCCGGCCGTCACGACGCTGTAAGCACCGTCTTCCTCGAGCGCGTCGCGGAGAGAGAGCTGAATATCCTCGTTGTCCTCCACCAACAGGATGTGCTTCATCATGTCAGCTTAAGGGGATTTCGTCTCGGCGTCATCGATGTTTCCACGTCGTCGAGGCAACTCCACAGTAAAGGTCGAGCCGACGTCAGGTTCGCTCGCGACGGACACCGTCCCTCCCATCGCCCCGACGACCTGCCGCACGATCCACAGCCCGAGGCCGAGCCCGCCGTAGTGCCGCTCCGAGACCGCGCGCTCGAACTGGTTGAAGATGATGGCCTGCTGGTCGGGCGCGATGCCGATGCCCTGGTCCGTGATCGTGAGCCAGGCGCGTGAATCATTCGCCCATACGGTGATCGTGATCGGACGCCCACGACCGTACTTGAGGGCATTCGTGAGGAGGTTGTTCACTACCTGGTCGAGCCGCCTGCGATCCCAGCCGCCCGTGGCGTCGGCGGCGAGCTGGAGGGACATCGAGTTCCTGGTGAGGTCGTATTTGTGCTGCTCGACCACCTCGCACACGACCTCCGCGAGGTCGACCTCCTGTATCTGAAGCTCGATCCGTCCAGCGGCGATGCGCGAGACGTCGAGCAGGTCGGAGACGAGCCGCTCCAGGCGATCGATCTGCCGCTCCACGACCGATAGCTTGATGACCAGGCGCTCGGGCGTGAGGCGGTCTGCGCGCGCGGCGCGCGCCGCGCGCAGCACGCTCTCCACCTCGGCGCGCAGCGGCGTGATCGGCGTCTTGAGCTCATGGGCCGCGACGGCGAGGAAGATCTCTCGCGCCCTCACGGCCTCTCGCGCCTGCTGGAGCATCACCTCGCGCTCCTCGGCCGCGAGCTTCTGCTCCTCGTAGAGCGCCGAGAGCTGGCGATTCAGCTCCTCCCTGCGGAGCTCGTGCTCGCGTGTGACGCGCGCGGCTGCCGCCAGCGCCGCCGCCCTGGGGAGCAGCGGAAAGAGCAGGATGGCGGTGCCGACGGAGGCGATCGCCGTGATGGCCCGGATGGCCCCATCCAGCCAGTACAACGGCTGCCAGATGACCCACACATCCATGAAGTGCGTGAATCCACCGGCAACGATGAAGGTGCCAAACGCGAGGTACACCCACCGGAAGGGGATGTCCCGGATACGCCGGACCAGATGGGCGAGGGTCAGGGAGATCGAGAGGTAGGCGAAGCCGATCGCCAGGTTGGTGATGACCTGCAGCCAGACCATGCCCGGCTGCCAGAAGTAGCAATGGCCATGGGGCATGAATTCCGTCGCGAACAGACTGTGTGGCGACTCGAGCATAAGATCCTCTGCTGGAGTTTCCGAGGGCTCAGGACGATGTACGAACGTAGTGTACAATCCTCAGCTGGCGAACAGGACGCGACGCGCGGGGCTCGTCGGCGGCGCTCTGGGCGCGGGCGCTCTGGGCGAGGCCGAGGCGAGGCGAGGCGAGGCGCGCCGCGGCCAGCGGCGGTGCCGGCAGGACCCGAAGGGCCGCTGCGGTTCGCGCGCGGTCTCCCGCGTGCTATGCACGCACGCTTCGATGAGTCCCGACCGCGAAGCCGCCGGCGCAGGCCGGCCGTTCACTGCCGCCGATCTCGACGTTTGCCTCAAGGTGCTCGAGGCCTTGGCCCTCGATCGCGCGGAGCTCGCCTCCATCAGCGCCGAGGACCGCCGCCGGCTTCTCCTGGCCGCCGGCCGCGTCTCGCGCCCCGAGCGCGCCGAGCAGCGAGAGCTCGCCAGGGCGTTCCGCAAGCGCGACCGGCACGCGCAGAGGTCCGCCGACGCCGCCCTGCTCGATGCGGTCGGCATCCGCGTCGCCCGCCGAGAGCCGGTGTTCCGCACGCCGGACGCGCTCGCCCCGGTCGCGCCCCCGCTGTCATGGGCCGACCCCGCCGAGGAGCCCGCGCCGCCGCCCGGGCCCGCCGAGGAGCCCGAGCCGTCGCCCGAGCCCGGCGCGCCGGAGCTCGCGCGGCCGCGCAAGTGTTATGTCTGCAAGGCCGAGTTCCGCAGGGTCCACTTCTTCTACGACGCGATGTGTGCCGCCTGCGGCGACTTCAACTACGGCAAACGCAGCCAGACCGCTCCGCTCGACGGCCGCGTCGCGCTCGTGACGGGCGCCCGCGTCAAGATCGGTTATCAGGCGGCGATCCTGCTCCTCCGCGCCGGCGCGCGGGTGATCGTCACGACCCGCTTCCCGCACGACGCCGCTCGCCGCTTCTCGGCGGAGCGCGACTTCGACGCCTGGGGATCACGGGTCGCGATCTACGGCCTCGATCTCCGACACACCCCGAGCGTCGAGCTCTTCACGCGCCACCTCCTCCACACGCTCGACCGGCTCGATTTCATCATCAACAACGCCTGTCAGACCGTGCGGCGACCGCCGGGCTTCTACGGCCACCTCATCGAGGGCGAGACCGCGCCCGTCCACACCCTCCCGCAGGGCGCTCAGCCCCCGCTCCGCGAGTACGACGCGCTCCGCGCGTGCGGCACGCTCCCCCTCGTCGCCGGCGCCGACCCCACCGCGGGCCTGCGCGAGCCCGCCTTGCTCTCCCAGATCCCGGCGCCGGGCGACGAGCGCCTCGACGAGCTGCTCTTCCCCAAGGGGCGCTACGACGCCGATCTCCAGCAGGTCGATCTCCGGACGCTGAACAGCTGGCGGCTCACGCTCGCCGAGGTCCCGACCGTCGAGATGCTCGAGGTGCAGCTCGTCAACGCGGTCGCCCCCTTCGTCCTGAACTCCCGGCTGAAGCCGCTCATGATGCGACGGCCCACGTTCGACAGGCACATCGTCAACGTCTCGGCGATGGAGGGGCAGTTCTACCGCCGTTACAAGACGGACAGGCACCCTCACACCAACATGGCGAAAGCCGCGCTCAACATGATGACACGCACGTCCGCGCCCGATTATGCGAAGGACGGCATCTTCATGAACAGCGTCGATACCGGGTGGGTCACCGACGAGGACCCCGCGGCGCTCGCCGCCCGCAAGCTCGAGGAGCACGGCTTTCACCCGCCGCTCGATATCGTCGACGGCGCCGCTCGCATCTGCGACCCCATCTTCTCCGGGCTGCTCAGCGGCCAGCACGCGTACGGCCAGTTCTTCAAAGACTACATGCCGACCGACTGGTAGGCGCCGCCCGCGCCCGGCGCGCTGCTCCTTCGTGGGCTGTTGAGGCCGCTCGATCCTGCGGATCCTTTCTTGACAGCCGAGAGAGCCCGCTGATAAGCGATAACTTAACACTTACCACCAGGAGGGAGCGCTCCCAATGGAGATTCTGATCCACAACTCGCTGGCCCGCTTCCTCATCCAGGCGTTCCTGATCATCGCCTGCGCGCGGCTCGTGGGCATGGTGGCCCGCCGGATGGAGCAGCCGATGGTCGTCGCCGAGGTGACGGCGGGCATCCTGCTCGGCCCGTCGCTGTTCGGCTGGCTCTTTCCCGATGCGTCGGCGGTCCTGTTCGCCAAGGAGTCGCTGCCGCTCCTGAAGCTGGTGAGCGAGGTCGGCCTCATCGTCTTCATGTTCCTCATCGGGCTGGAGCTCGACCCGAAGCTCCTGCGCGGGCGCGG comes from Sorangium aterium and encodes:
- a CDS encoding DEAD/DEAH box helicase, with translation MQGLLEAIRKACLPGLWSQGVKLAREGAAFGREDRGDTIVVRIKAAGQPVAPTVTLYPADAEWTCDCGGKIDPCAHAVAATLSLSQPVAQGQPSAQDEPAAQGQPAAQGQPSAQGQPRAQGQPAAQGGAIAAAPPPARLRYRLRRKGLVLALERMIVHASGAEEPLRISLASLVGRAVRAPASPERPGPRLPELYPTHEDLAIDRLVGTKQHGYFPSDRQPELFAALAGVADVELDGAPVRISSEAIGPRATVRDHDDGAALVVERDPRVDEVIASGVVRCGGTLHLLRETDLTGPKLERLPLRRVFSRGDLGKLVTGVLPELTKRVPVTVQSQRLPRAGGASRPRILLELSQKEHTLSVVPSLVYGDPPEARIENGRLVHLSGAVPVRDEAAERMLLVRLRDELHLIPGRRVDFDGVEAIRFASRLESWDARAFADARGEIFGKAALVPRFVIHDRAFDVEFELSSGQDDDERDGAGAPTKRADATAVIRAWQDGLPLVPLLDGGWAPLPSAWLEKYGARVADLLAARREDKEVPPAALPALAALCDEIEYPRPSGFDRLMPLLDGFASLPEAPLPADLTATLRPYQRRGVDWLSFLRDAGLGAVLADDMGLGKTLQTLCALRGRTLVVCPRSVVHNWADEIRRFRPGLRFAVYHGTRRTIDPAADITLTTYAVLRNDAELLAAQAWEAVVLDEAQAIKNPDSQAARAAFALRAELRVALSGTPVENRLEELWSLLHFTNRGLLGGRSAFQERYGRPIAEGVQGAAAELRQKIRPFVLRRLKGEVAPELPPRSEMVLYCELEEAERELYDAVRAATRKDVVEKLAEGASVMAALEALLRLRQAACHPALIPGSSAGGAAQAARTAPSSKVTRLIEALEECVADGHKALVFSQWTSLLDLVEPHLVAAGIPWSRLDGGTRDRAGVVTAFQSAGGPPVMLISLKAGGTGLNLTAADHVFLLDPWWNPAVEDQAADRAHRIGQHRPVMVHRLVAKDTVEEGILALQERKRAIAGAALGEADRAASLTRDDLLALLG
- a CDS encoding response regulator, with amino-acid sequence MMKHILLVEDNEDIQLSLRDALEEDGAYSVVTAGNGAEALALLERGERPNMMLVDLLMPVMDGVELIDRMRRDARFAGIPVVVLSAASITSPPPGTPLLRKPIRYEALLGAVQKACGC
- a CDS encoding sensor histidine kinase, translated to MPHGHCYFWQPGMVWLQVITNLAIGFAYLSISLTLAHLVRRIRDIPFRWVYLAFGTFIVAGGFTHFMDVWVIWQPLYWLDGAIRAITAIASVGTAILLFPLLPRAAALAAAARVTREHELRREELNRQLSALYEEQKLAAEEREVMLQQAREAVRAREIFLAVAAHELKTPITPLRAEVESVLRAARAARADRLTPERLVIKLSVVERQIDRLERLVSDLLDVSRIAAGRIELQIQEVDLAEVVCEVVEQHKYDLTRNSMSLQLAADATGGWDRRRLDQVVNNLLTNALKYGRGRPITITVWANDSRAWLTITDQGIGIAPDQQAIIFNQFERAVSERHYGGLGLGLWIVRQVVGAMGGTVSVASEPDVGSTFTVELPRRRGNIDDAETKSP
- a CDS encoding SDR family NAD(P)-dependent oxidoreductase; its protein translation is MSPDREAAGAGRPFTAADLDVCLKVLEALALDRAELASISAEDRRRLLLAAGRVSRPERAEQRELARAFRKRDRHAQRSADAALLDAVGIRVARREPVFRTPDALAPVAPPLSWADPAEEPAPPPGPAEEPEPSPEPGAPELARPRKCYVCKAEFRRVHFFYDAMCAACGDFNYGKRSQTAPLDGRVALVTGARVKIGYQAAILLLRAGARVIVTTRFPHDAARRFSAERDFDAWGSRVAIYGLDLRHTPSVELFTRHLLHTLDRLDFIINNACQTVRRPPGFYGHLIEGETAPVHTLPQGAQPPLREYDALRACGTLPLVAGADPTAGLREPALLSQIPAPGDERLDELLFPKGRYDADLQQVDLRTLNSWRLTLAEVPTVEMLEVQLVNAVAPFVLNSRLKPLMMRRPTFDRHIVNVSAMEGQFYRRYKTDRHPHTNMAKAALNMMTRTSAPDYAKDGIFMNSVDTGWVTDEDPAALAARKLEEHGFHPPLDIVDGAARICDPIFSGLLSGQHAYGQFFKDYMPTDW